In the genome of Phytoactinopolyspora mesophila, the window ACCAAACCCGGCTTCGCCATCGGGACCATCCGCTCCCACGTCGACACCGAAGACCACATCGGCACCATCTTCAGCCGCGACTGCCCCCAATACCAGGTCACCACCCCCGGTGGCACCGTTCTGCATGTGTTGGTCAACCACTTCAAGTCCCAGTTCGGTGGCGGCGACGACAAACGCCGACGCCAGGCCGACGCCGTCCGCGACATCGTCGACGACCTTGTCGCTGACGGCCAGCATGTGATTGTGCTGGGCGACCTCAACGAGGGCCAACCCTCTATCGATAAACCACCAGAAAGCCTCAAGGCCCTGTTCGACGACGATGGGCCGTTGGTGTCCTGCTACGACCTCGACGGTTTCACCACCGGGGAGCGGCCTGGAACGTTCGACACCTGCAGTATCCGCAACCGGCTCGACTACATCCTCATCTCCCACAGCCTCACACCGGCGTTCACCGGCGGGACCGTGTTCCGCAAGGGCCTATGGGGAACCCGCAAGACCCGCCCCACCGCCTGGGACACCTACCCCGACATGACCGCCAACATCCACCAAGCCTCCGACCACGCCGCCATCACCATCGACCTCGACCTGTAACGAACCGCCTCCCCTCACCGGAGGCGCCAGGGGCGCCGGCCAGACGACGGCGCAGCGCGTTCGGAACCGGCAGTGGGCTAGCGGTCGAGTAACTTCAACCGGTTCCGGCACCGACGACAAGCCGGAGACCGGACACCGCCCCGCCCGTCCCACCGCGCTACCGCCCGCACCGGCTCCCCCGTTGCCGTCTTCTCAACGCGCACAGTAGCCAGTGATACGCACAACGCTGGCGCCCACCCATCCAGCGTCATCGGCCCGGGCGCGGCGGCATGATCACGCTCGCCGATTCCTCGGTCGACCGCCCCGACACCGGGATGCGGCAGCGTACCCAGTAACTCAACCGCGACTGGGTCGAACTGGACCCGTGCCAGTGCGCTGATCAACTCGCGTCCGTAAGCCTTGTCGTTCTCGGTCAGGTGACGACGCAGGTGGATGAGTCCGGGCATCGGGTCGTCAAGGTCGATCGCGACGACGTAGCGGCACATCGCGAACGGGCACCGTGCGACGGTCTGAGGCGTGTCCACATATTCATAGTCGAACTTTTGTTCGCCTTTGTCACGTTGATCTCTGCCATCCACCCCAGGGAACCACACGTCCACAGCCTGAGTCAGCCGACCGTCCGCCCGGCCGGGCTAGGCGTAGCGACGCTTCGCGTCGATCAGCAGACCCCCGAGCCGTTCTGCCATCTCCCAGGACAGCACGGCGCGGCTGTACGGAGAGAACTGGCGAGCAGCCAGCGTCAACACGCAGTACGGCCGCTTGGCTTCGGCTTCGGCGGTCACCGCCACTGCGAACACCGCGGCATTGCGGGCGAGCATGATCTCTCCCACGTGAGCGATGTGCAGGCCGCTGTGGCTGGGCTGCTCGGAGAAGTCGCACCAGCGTGGGCAACTGAGTTCATGCATCCTGATCACCACCCGGACGACGAGTCACGAACGTCCCACTGGCCGGCAACGTGACCACGACGCCGCGTTGCCGCAGCTCCTCCGTGGCCCGGCGCACCGTACCGATCGACACCCCCAACATCGCCGCCAGGCTCTGCTCCCCCGGCGACATCGCTCGAGGCTCAAGGTCCCTGGCTTCGACCACAGCCGCGAGGCTGTAGAGCCAGGCCCGCTCGGCTTCACAATTGATCGCGGCGCTAGGAGCTGGACGAGCCTGACCGCCTATGACACGTCACCCTGAATGCCTGACCGAATGGTTGCGCCAGGCAGTTGGCCGTCTGATGAAGCAAGAACGTCAGCCTGCAGAAAGAACAGTACGAATGCTGCTAACGGTAGCGTTAGGTCTGTGCTAACGGTAGTGTCGGCCCATGGCTGGGTATCAGCGGCGGCTCCTGGACACCGAACTCGACGAACTTCTGCCGGCACTGGCGGCGGTGGCGATCGAAGGCCCGAAAGGTGTCGGCAAGACCGCTACTGCACAACGCCGCGCAGACACCTCGTTCGAACTCGACGACGCCGAACAGCAACGCCTACTCGCCGCCGACCCCGCCCGCATCAACCGCGCCACCGGCACCGTCCTTATCGACGAATGGCAACGCTACCCTGCCATCTGGGACGACATACGCCGAAGCGTCGATCAGAACCCACAACCCGGCAGATTCATCCTCACCGGCAGCGCAGCACCCGTCGTCACCCCCGTGCACTCCGGCGCAGGACGCATCGTCCAACTGCGGATGCGACCAATGAGCCTGACCGAACGCGGCCTCGACACCCCAACCGTCAGCCTCACCGCCCTGCTCGCCGGTACACGGCCCCAGATCGAGGGTGAGGCGTCGATGGACCTGCCCGCCTACGTCGAAGAAATCCTGCGCTCCGGATTCCCCGGCATCCGCCACCTGCCGCCACGCGCCAGACGTGCACAACTCGACGGCTACCTCGCCCGCATCGTCGAACGCGACTTCCACGACCAGGGATACCAAGTCCGCAAACCCGCCACACTTCGAGCGTGGCTGCAGGCCTATGCTGCGGCAACCGCCACGACCACGGCGTACAACGCCATCCTGGACGCCGCCGCCCCCGGCGAATCGGACAAGCCGGCGAAGACCACCACCATCGCCTACCGCGACGTGCTCACCCAGCTATGGCTGCTCGACCCGATCCCCGGATGGCTGCCCGTCGATAACCCGTTCGCGCGACTCGCCCAAGCACCCAAACACCACCTCGCCGACCCCGCACTCGCCGCGCGCCTGCTCAACCTCGACGCCGCCACCCTGCTCGAAACCACACCACAACGACGCCCCCACGGGCGAGCCATGATCGGTCAGCTTTTCGAATCACTCGTCGCGCTGAGTCTGCGCACCTACGCCCAAACCGTCGAAGCCGACATCGCCCACCTACGCACCCGCAACGCCGACCACGAAATCGACTTCATCATCACCGGCCCCGGCGGACGCATCGTCGCCCTCGAAGTCAAACTCGCCCGCACCGTCGACGACAACGACGTCACCCACCTGCACTGGCTCCACACCAAGGTCGGTGACCTCCTCGCCGACACCGCCATCATCACCACCGGACCCTACGCCTACCGCAGACCCGACGGCATCGCCGTCATACCCGCCTCACTCCTGGGACCCTGACCCCACAAATCAGGTGTCACCCACTCGTGCAGCACACCCCACCGGTGACACCCGGTCCTCGCCGACGGCCCCCGCTTACCGATGCCTAGGTATATCTCATGGCTTCTGGAACCTCGGGGCGGAGAACAACGAGGCGGCGACCGAGTGGACGAATCAGGCTTCGCGGGCCCTCCAGAGCAGGGTCGAGATGCGCGCTCTCCAGGAGTGGCCCAACGCCTGACGGGCGCACCGACGGCCGACAAGACGTGTCTGCCCAGATCTACCGCCGAGCGAGCGCTGGTCAAGTACAGCCAACTGACCACGGCGGGAACTACTCGTGACGGGGTGTAGTTACGAACCCTGGCGCCTCAGCGAGGAATGGAACGTATTCCTCAGTGTCTGGCACACATTCTAGGTGCGCTGCAGTGATGCCCAGCGGCCTGAGTCACTGGCCGCGTCGGTCTGATCAGGCAGCGCGACTGGCTACTCGAAGCTCGCATCGACCTGGGTCTGTCCACATTCGGAGCGCCTCGGGGTGCAGGTGTCCGGCTTGAAGGTTCGCCGATCCGATCGGTAGTCAGGGGGGCCGGTTGACCGAAAAGGAGTGAGGCTTCGCACACCCGTGGCTGGGACCCTCGGCCAGTCCGCACCGAGCATGACCTACCCGTGCGACCTCCTAGACCGTCGCTTTTGCGGCGCCTCCAGCCGCTCAACCTCTGCGATCAACTCGGCGACATCCTGGTAGCGCTGGGCGAGGTCGTTGACGGCGCACCTGTGGATGATCTGCCCCACCGTATCGTCAGCTGCGGGGAGTGACTCTCTGCCCGTGAAGACGTAGGCGAGGACATGCGCGATCGAGTACATCTCGTTCACGACTCCGTAGTCCTTGAAGCTCCCGAGCATCGGGTCCCGGATCGTTCCCTTCATCTCGGTCTGGGTCCGGGTGAACTCGTTCGCCTGATCCTTCACTAGCCCAAAGTCTGAGAGCTTCACCAGAACGGCGCCGGAGTCGAAGACTTTCAGCAGTATGTTCTGGAGGCTGATGTCACGGTGCAACAACCCCTGGCGGTGGAGATAGTTGATCCCGTATAGGAACTGCAAGGCAATGCGCTTGCGAGCCGCGAAGGACATCGTGGCGTTCTTCTTGCTGATGTGCTCCCGGAGCGTTATGTCGCAGTACTCCATCCGGTACTCGTTTCGGGTCTCGTCATAGCGGTAGACCTCCACCACGTAGGGAAAGCTCAGCTTCTTCAGGACTTCAAACTCCTGCTTGAAGCGGTGCAGATCGCGCTCGTCCAGGCCCCTTTTCGCCCGCTTGACCGCAAACTTGATGCCGTAGTCGGGGTCGACGTAGGAGTAGACGTGGGCGTACGACCCGCTCCCCACCATCTTCAGCTCTACGGCAGCCTCCTGCTTCTTGAGCCTCACGCTCTTAGCCGTGTGGACGAAGACTTGCTCGTAGCCGATGACGTCGATGAGATCAAAGTCCTCCGGCACCGCGCTGCCCCCGCTTGGCGAGAGCCACGGCCGACATCGATCCAGCGCATCCTGGTAGGAGTCGGCCAGTTCGACCTCAACTCCTGCCCTCTTCAGGGTATGCAGGTCGATCTCGATCTCGTCGATGAGCGCGAGCAAGTCCCTGCTGTTGTCAGCCCAGTAATGGTGAGTGGTCTTGGCACGTCCGTTGATATCGGTGAAGTGCTTGTTCAACCGCTTATGGAGGACTGCGAACATGTGACCCCACTCGGGGTCGTCGTAGAGGCGAGCGAAGGCCTGCGCGGCGGGCATCGCCTCGTACTTCTCGCGTAGGTCGGCCAGCAGGAACTCCACCGGATCGGCCACCGTGTCCTCCTCTCGCTGCACCGCTATGATCCCATGGCTCCGAAGTGAGTCACCCCTCCTGCTAGCCGTGTCTGCGTCCTGCCAGGGGCGCTGCCTTCGCAGACCATCGACGCAGCCCCGACTGCGCGATCGTCGGCTCATCCGAGCACCACTGCGGTCAGCGAGCGACCTACTCCGAAGCCAGGACCATCTAACGTGCGTGTCCACACCCGTCCAACACCTCAGAGCCGAGCAGATCCGGGTGCAAACGCTGGTGCGCGTCAATCTGGTCCGGTCTGACGATGTCCATGCGAGTAGCCCGCTCCCCTGGCCTCACTATGCAGGGTGACAGCTACCGAGCCCAGCCCGGAACTCGCAGGTGCGATTGTCATCGCGCGTGCCTCATCGAGGAATGGAAAGTACACTCCGACTGGTGATGACCATGCTAGCCGCTCACCTCGCCATGCGCGTTGATGGTCCTTCCGCTTGACGACGAAGATCCGGCCTTCCGTGGGCATGCCAGACACGAACTAGAGCGCTCGCGGCGGAATGACCAACACGCTCATGTAGTTACTAAATGCGCAGGGCGAGGAGCGCGCGATCAGCGCAGCAGACGACCTTCGTGGTTGTATGGCGGGTCGCCGCACCTGCAACTGCGGGTTGGGGCCATGTTCGGAGACCAGGCATGGAGCGCTTCTTCAAATGAAGGGCGTCCCCTGCCAGAATCAACCCCATGGCGGCAGCCACTGATCCAGAGCCCCCGTGCGAGACATCCGTTGGCCAGACGCGGCAGCATGCTGGAGCACGCTGGTGGAGCCTCGATATCCATGCCCATTCGCCGGCGTCTTTCGACTACGGCGGCCTGGAAGGCAGGACGAACGACGACCCTAAGCCGTCCTTCAAGGAGTGGATTCAGGCCTACGTCGCTGCTGGCGTTGACGGCATCGTCGTCACCGACCACAACTCTCATGACGGGATCGAGCCAGCCCGACAAGCTCTCGAAGACCTGCTCCGAGTCGACCCTTACATGCGGCCCTTCGTGATCTTCCCGGGCGTCGAGCTGACAGTGACTGGTGGGATCCACATTCTCGGGGTCTTCGACCCAGGGTGTGACGCCGAAATCGTCAACCAGGCCCTAGCCGTCTGCCGTTACACCGGCACTCGCGGCGAAAGCGACGAAACTGCAAACATGACGGTCATCGATGCGGCTGCCGAACTTGTAGCGCTAGGCGGACTCTGCATCCCAGCTCACGCTGATCAAGCCCGTGGCGTGTTTGGGATGGACCAGCGCGAGCTCACGGCCCTCGCGACCTTACCCCATGTGCTGGCAGTGGAGGTCGTGGATGACGCGGAGGTCGGTACCGCCAACCGACTCGGCTGGATCCCCGTTCTCGGGTCCGACGCACATCATCTGACTACTGACTCCTGTCCAGAGGAACACGAGGCGAAGGCGCCGGGTACACACCTGACGCTCATCAAGGCGGAGGCCCTTGACCTGGAGGGTTTACGGCTTGCTCTGACAGAGCCCAGCGAATCAGTGCGCCGATGCCGGAGTAGCTACGAAGACCTGAACACTACCGATCATGGGCACATCGACCGCGTCCAAGTCATGCGTGGCGAGGTCATAGAGGAGTACCGCTTCGGCCCGTGGATGAATTGCCTCATCGGAGGACGTGGCGTTGGCAAGTCAACGCTCATCGAATTGCTCCGACTAGCGCTCGGACGTAGCCACGAGCTTGAAGGTTCTGTAGCGGAGGACCTAAGACGATTTCATCCCGACTCCGATCCCAGTGAGCGCTGGTGGGACGACGAGACTCAGATCGTCGTCGAGTACGTCAAGGACCAGCAACTACTTCGGGTCACCTGGTCAGGTCTGGAGCCGGACCGACCGGACCTTGAACTCTGGACGGGCAACTCCTGGGAGAAGCAATCGGGCCGAGCAGTCGATCGCGCCCCGATCCGCGTCTTCAGTCAGAAGCAGATCTACGAACTTGCCACGTCGCCTCAAAGCTTCCTGACGATCCTGGACGACATGCCAGCAATTCAAAGGAACGAATGGGACGAGGGGTACGAGGAACTACAGCTCCGGTTCAAGGCAGAACGCAACAAGCTCCGGCAGTTGCTTGCGGAGACCGAGAAAGCTGACCGGATCCGCGGACAACTGGAAGAGGTCCAAGGACGGTTGCGGCATCTGGCTCAGCTTCGGGCGAGCGACCAGTACCAGGAGCTTGAGGTGACTGAGGCGCGCACCCGGGACGCCACGACCGCCGAGCAGCAGGCCCTTAACATCGAGCAGAGGCTGATCACCGATGCCAGTACGTTGCGCGAGCTTGTGACTGATCCTTTGCGTGTAGGTGAGTTCGTCGCACGGGCCGCGACGTTTGCCTCAGCTGCGGATCTCTTGGAGCAGGCTGCAGCAGTTCTGTCAGCTGGGAGAGACGCGTGGGAAGGCCAGAACACGACTTCAGCGTGGCAGGAGCGGATCGCTGAGCTCAACA includes:
- a CDS encoding protein kinase domain-containing protein, producing the protein MADPVEFLLADLREKYEAMPAAQAFARLYDDPEWGHMFAVLHKRLNKHFTDINGRAKTTHHYWADNSRDLLALIDEIEIDLHTLKRAGVEVELADSYQDALDRCRPWLSPSGGSAVPEDFDLIDVIGYEQVFVHTAKSVRLKKQEAAVELKMVGSGSYAHVYSYVDPDYGIKFAVKRAKRGLDERDLHRFKQEFEVLKKLSFPYVVEVYRYDETRNEYRMEYCDITLREHISKKNATMSFAARKRIALQFLYGINYLHRQGLLHRDISLQNILLKVFDSGAVLVKLSDFGLVKDQANEFTRTQTEMKGTIRDPMLGSFKDYGVVNEMYSIAHVLAYVFTGRESLPAADDTVGQIIHRCAVNDLAQRYQDVAELIAEVERLEAPQKRRSRRSHG
- a CDS encoding ATP-binding protein, translated to MAGYQRRLLDTELDELLPALAAVAIEGPKGVGKTATAQRRADTSFELDDAEQQRLLAADPARINRATGTVLIDEWQRYPAIWDDIRRSVDQNPQPGRFILTGSAAPVVTPVHSGAGRIVQLRMRPMSLTERGLDTPTVSLTALLAGTRPQIEGEASMDLPAYVEEILRSGFPGIRHLPPRARRAQLDGYLARIVERDFHDQGYQVRKPATLRAWLQAYAAATATTTAYNAILDAAAPGESDKPAKTTTIAYRDVLTQLWLLDPIPGWLPVDNPFARLAQAPKHHLADPALAARLLNLDAATLLETTPQRRPHGRAMIGQLFESLVALSLRTYAQTVEADIAHLRTRNADHEIDFIITGPGGRIVALEVKLARTVDDNDVTHLHWLHTKVGDLLADTAIITTGPYAYRRPDGIAVIPASLLGP
- a CDS encoding endonuclease/exonuclease/phosphatase family protein; its protein translation is MVTVAAYNLENLFARPKAFDPLDWSAGEPILQAYGEFNALITNDTYSDADRDRMRELLLEVGVYYRNTHGAIRRRPSPTPAWAWLRKNRGDFDRQPRDTTDDVEITATGRGDWIGWLELATEPTDEIGTRMTARVINDVDADIIAVVEAEDRPSLVRFNHDMLNRQYRHVMLVDGNDERGIDVGIMTKPGFAIGTIRSHVDTEDHIGTIFSRDCPQYQVTTPGGTVLHVLVNHFKSQFGGGDDKRRRQADAVRDIVDDLVADGQHVIVLGDLNEGQPSIDKPPESLKALFDDDGPLVSCYDLDGFTTGERPGTFDTCSIRNRLDYILISHSLTPAFTGGTVFRKGLWGTRKTRPTAWDTYPDMTANIHQASDHAAITIDLDL
- a CDS encoding TrlF family AAA-like ATPase → MAAATDPEPPCETSVGQTRQHAGARWWSLDIHAHSPASFDYGGLEGRTNDDPKPSFKEWIQAYVAAGVDGIVVTDHNSHDGIEPARQALEDLLRVDPYMRPFVIFPGVELTVTGGIHILGVFDPGCDAEIVNQALAVCRYTGTRGESDETANMTVIDAAAELVALGGLCIPAHADQARGVFGMDQRELTALATLPHVLAVEVVDDAEVGTANRLGWIPVLGSDAHHLTTDSCPEEHEAKAPGTHLTLIKAEALDLEGLRLALTEPSESVRRCRSSYEDLNTTDHGHIDRVQVMRGEVIEEYRFGPWMNCLIGGRGVGKSTLIELLRLALGRSHELEGSVAEDLRRFHPDSDPSERWWDDETQIVVEYVKDQQLLRVTWSGLEPDRPDLELWTGNSWEKQSGRAVDRAPIRVFSQKQIYELATSPQSFLTILDDMPAIQRNEWDEGYEELQLRFKAERNKLRQLLAETEKADRIRGQLEEVQGRLRHLAQLRASDQYQELEVTEARTRDATTAEQQALNIEQRLITDASTLRELVTDPLRVGEFVARAATFASAADLLEQAAAVLSAGRDAWEGQNTTSAWQERIAELNTWLGEQGGSSKISAERTRADRQREAELEAELREVESSEDRRQQQQAVIDGIMDEITLKRQQLYARRRDYTAQLSTSPDSPTKVEVHHQGDIENLGEGLRALLNCPESFESAFSKDGIAAALLRQQPKNPLFPAEVEKFKQALIELVEAGSDSDIGRSIRVDARFYNRLANADTFDLVTDIMLWFPEDHVSVRYRPREGGDLIAVDRGSPGQKTAALLTVILQMGADPLVLDQPEDDLENKLIRHLAVETLKNIKSRRQLIVSTHNANIVVTSAAENILVLQHGDLVPEIEAKGTLQTAGVKAKVCEILEGGEEAITTRYRRLIGPVSA
- a CDS encoding GntR family transcriptional regulator, whose product is MVEARDLEPRAMSPGEQSLAAMLGVSIGTVRRATEELRQRGVVVTLPASGTFVTRRPGGDQDA